The following nucleotide sequence is from Drosophila kikkawai strain 14028-0561.14 chromosome 2L, DkikHiC1v2, whole genome shotgun sequence.
atttttaatcaattattaaaaccttttaggatttatttttagacaaatttaaaatttccagATATTTCTCTAAGATATTTTTAGGCtttctaatttttttggtaaatattttaacgatatttaaatgAGAACACATCGAAAACAGCTTTAaaccaaatattattttaattattatgatAAGCACGAGCCGATCTGCAGATCTGTTTTATCTGCTTATATAAACACACCAGAAAAAAGGAGAACACACATCAGGTAACACAATTGCCTCATTTTATAAACGTTTTTCTGCTGCGTATCCAGAAAGACCTTCccctacagatacagatacagtcCCAGGcgagagatacagatacaaacgCAGATACACAAATGCACAGATACAGGTCGTGTTCGGGTTCTAATTATTCGATAGCTATAGGTGCGCTGAGCCAGCCGTGAAACGTGCGGGGTCTGACCTTCTCACAGAGCCTGGTATcgagtatatatacatataactcCCATTTGGAGTGCAttcgtatctgtatctgagcGGACTCCACTTCTTTATACTCGCAGGGGATTATTAAGTTTTCAGCGGCTCGGAAAAAAGGCTTCTGTGGTAGCAGCTGCGATTAACTTGAATTCGTACGTATTTAATTATTCGGGGGCCAGGCCGAGACCGGGCCCGGGCCTTTTGCGAATTCTTGGGCGGGCCGGGACACTTGGCCTAATGCTTTTGGCCACAGCTCTAGCCACCGCCCAGCCCAGCCCAACGGCCAGCGGCCAAGTTATAACTCAAAATAGCCAACCTATTGGCCTTAATCTCGATGACTAAGCCAAGTCCATCTCTCCTATTTGTTGCAAGCCCACTTTTAATTGTTAACCATTAAGCCAGAAtagttttaaaatgtattaagagGAGAACACCTTCGAGACTAAGCGCATTCATATCGCATTGATCACAAAACCCAATCATTTACGGACTTATAATTACCAAGGAATTAATAATGTTTTAAGAGTAACCCATACTTTTCTTGGCttaattatacatatattttataaaagcaGTTTCCTGGCaactatttaattattgaCCCATCAAATATTGATACAAAGTGGAATAGTAGACTGATTTATTACATGATCTTCGagttttatttagttatttaaattttatccAAAGAGATTGATTAAAGTTCtgagtatatatatttccatttgaatttttgcaatttcatattttttattcattcaaaaaactattattattagctCCAAACTTCCCACCTTCTACAATTCCTCAATAAATTGCTTTCTCATCGATCCATCTTTACCCATGTCACCCATTTGGCGTTCCCTCATGCGCGACAATAGTAAAAAAAACCCGAAATCTGATATATTTGTCTAACATCTTCGGCATTAAGCTCAAGACGCAAGATTTCCGCATTAGAAacgattttttaattattattttcagacGCCTACGCGCCCAACTCGATGGCTTCGAGTGGATGCTCTGCTCAAATGTCAGGCTTATTAATACAACAGAGAGATCTCTTCGACTGGAGCTCAAGTGCTGGGGATTTGTGGTTTCCGAGTCGGAGGATTGAGGCTTCGAACCTCCACATCGAGATTgggatggagatggagatggtgATGGGGAGCAGGGCGGGGGcactgagtgtgtgtgttgtgcaTCTTTATGTGGGAGTGCGGGCCCCATTGATGACACGTCATTTGCTGGCATAGACATCTTCGTCAAATGTGTTAAGTTGCGCTAAGAGGGAAAAACAGGTCTTCCAGTTCAACGGCAAAAGTGTCAGTAAAATGTCATGGAAAGCCACTTAGTTGTGAGTAATAGGGATGCACAAATATGGGACAAAAATTGAGGAAACATATCGAAATGATTGGAAATTGAGTTAATGGTGGGCGAAATATAGACAAATATTTCATTGTAAAGACTAAACTTAAGACTGGTTTGAAGGAAGTAtcgttataaattttataaaataattatcaagcattaaactattaaaataaaggtattttgaaaataaaaacttcgATAATTgcgataaataaaataataatattgctagatatatttttttacaaaatctaAAGTTCAAACATTTTAAGAAACATTTAGAATTGAATATTGAGCATCACGTTttcgaaattaatttatttgaaaaatgtaattatcgataatttcgatatatttaaaatgttattctCAACTGTTGATAACAACATGTGCCATCCCTAATCTGGGAATTGGTTTTCCtcaaatacaatttctgaatcGGATTCGCAGCCTCACCCAAACTCAACCACAAACACTGCCCATATCCgctaacaaaaatattaaaggaaaaaaaatcgaaatcaagaaaaaaattGTGGAAGCAGCCGGCGATCAGACATTTGTCAATTTTCCTGCCCCTAGCTttggtattttggtatatattGGCTTTCGGTGCGATTGGTTCTTGCTCGCGGGCAATGCTCAATTATGGCTTTGATTTAAATCAGTCTACTGACCCCAAAAGTTCAGCTACGGAAAttgcaaatttaataattgacCGGCTCTCGTCGGCCCAAAATCGAAACAGTAACAGAAAACTGTAAACACAAAACCAGAGGGGGCTTATTAATGCGATAACCTTGGCTGATTTAATttctgccgctgccgctgctgctgctgctggccgggGCCTGTGATTATCCGACTTCCAtgacaacaataacaataacaataagcaaaaaggaaaaaccaaagACCAAACTTGCACAATTTCGACACTAAACGACGTTGTCTGTGGGGCCACTCTTCGGCTCGAGTGCCTTCGAGCTGCCAGTTAGTCGCATATTTAATTAAGAGATTGAGTAGCACAAATAGTGTTGAACAATGGCCAGCACGAGTCGCATcttacactgggagaaattgtTGACTAAAAGAATCGAAAATCTTGATGGTTTTTGAGGTCATTGTAAAAGGTTTCAAGGCATAAAACTGTATTGTCTTTCAATTACAAGGCTTTTGTCTAGGAATATCTTGGAAATATCTCACAAAAGGTACTCTTCCTTGAATCTTGGTATGGATAACTGAAGGTTTAGAGAATGTATAACTGATATATCATTCTCTCTTTCAAACAAACTTCAAACTTTGCACTTGAATCCTGTCAAACCGAGAAATATTTATCAAGAATTCCCCTTCAAAATGTCCCTCGACTTGGTTCCTGAACTTGCACCCTTGAAGATCTACCTGTTAACCTACGAAATGGACATTCCCGAGGAATCTGGCGATGGAGGACTCCTCTCCATAGTTTCCCTCAAGGCCCAACAGCTCAAGGTGTGCGGCTtcattgcgcatacgcacaGTGGCCGCCGGGTGGGTGGCGAACTGGAGGGCACCGAGGAGGCTCTCCATCAAATGGTCGAGTGGCTGATGGCCAAAGCCCAGGGCAAAGACcagcaggaggaggtggcTGAGCCGGAGGAGAAGATCAAGGGTGTCAGGGGCCAGATGACGGAGCCACGATTCTCCAAGTGGACGCTGCAATCACGGACCAAATACGATGATTTCTTTCAATGTTGAGTGAGGCTgaagctgttgctgctgcttttgttgctgctgctgctgttgagtTGATTAAAAATCGCAAATTGCAATGGCCCCAGAATATTGTTTCGAGTGCATTTTCATCTCATAAACCATAACAATCAGTGTCGGGCTGCCGTTGCAGTTGCAGGGGCCATCGAACAATAGCTCCGTCTCGACTCTGACTCGACGCTGACTTTTCAAAGTCAAAAACGCGATTGTATCATCAGTATTTTCGGGGCGCGCTCTCTGCCTCTGATTTTTTTCCACCGATTTTTCGCAGATAAGGTGGGCCAAAGGGAAACGGAGGGGTGGCCCCCAGCTGGAGCGGCAAAAAACAATCGAATCAATTCATTTTTCTAGGGCGTACTGTGCCACTTGAACGTTGAACTGCAGACGCCCCAAACGCTGACTACCGCTGGAgcttttcggcttcagtttcGATTTTCCTCCGGAGCCACGGAGTTTTCCATTGTCTCTCTCGGTCTTGATCGTGCCCCGGCACTagtcattttttaatttttcaagattttccaagagctgccgctgccactgccgctgctgctgctgtgcttcTGCGCATTTCGCAATCTGAACTCTATAAATCTCTCGTGCGCCGGTGTGTTAGATTTATGGGTTATGGGCCAAATGGGAGCGGGCCAAGCCAAATGTTCTATCTAAGCTacctccaaaaaaaaagatcaagagaaagaaaaattatatagagGAGCGATCCAAGCCATTCAATTAGATCTAAATGCTGTCAACATCCAGGAGGCGGCGCAGGAGAGAAAAAGTGGAAATAAAACCAAGAGTGTCGTCTGGCCTCAGTCTGTGGCATAATGTTGcataatattttatgcatgCAGAGAGACCTGGCAGATTGCAACATGTTGCTCTGTCCGTCCAAGCGACgactacgacgacgacgacgacgacgatgatgatgatgatgatgcatAGCCCCAAGAATCGCAGAGCACTGGCGCCCCTCCCAGAAAACCGCTGCGAGTACCGAGGCGACCGGGTATCCTatcccgaaaaaaaaacctttgctCGCAGACATCCAGCTGTGTGTGCCCGCGCGCTCAAAGTGTGTCGAATATTCAAGTGAAAATTTTTTCGGCCCCTCAGTCCCAGTTGCAGCCCCAGAAAACCCGCTGCGATATAACGCAGAGTCCTCCGGAGTTTCAGAGTGCGGCGCTTCGATGACGTTGAGCTTGAGCGGGGATTTGAATTTGCTTTTGGACATGTGTGTTGGTGTCTCTGCCCATGCATGCCATGGTTAATACTGGGAGAAAATGGGGGttaatatataaactatatatagaaaatatacgCCTCTTTAACACTGAATTTCTCAACCTTTTCTGGTAATTATCATATCGTATAGGGCGTAAAGTTTATAATATGTAATCTTTAAAGgcttttccctttaaaattcttaaaatataacttttagAACTTCTCAAATAGTTGTTCTATTAATAATTCTTCCTCTGTACCTGCATCTCTCGGTCTAGTGCAATATCGCCTCGTATCTATGGGTCTCCATAGGTGGGTAGCTCAGAGTCTCGGTCTctgtctccgtctccgtcgtCTCTGCTTTTCTGCTGTGTTATTTTTCCCAACTTTTCTGCGCTTTGGGTCTCTTGGTCTGGTATTTACTCGTATTTGATTAGACGGCAAAAGGCGACGGCGGCGTCGGCAAAAATCCAAAACTTGATCGCGTTGCTGGCGGTACCTGagatgctgttgttgtggttgttgctgttgttgtctgtGGATGTTGTTGCTTTGGCTCTTTAAGTCgaacaattacattttaagCGTAGCACAACCTTGGATAccgttatatttttgcagTTGGTTGGGCGTGTGTTCAGCGAATTACCCAACAGACAATTGCAGAGTGATATGAATTACGGCTGAAGCGATATTTGTTTAGAAAagttctataaatatttaaataatacgaaatttgtttaatagtAAATGTATTGGGAATTCTTAATTCGTATacccttttaaaaaatttataattttagtcagaagcttgaAACGGTTTAAAAGTGTCGTTTCCGACaacgaattaaaattaatatatttttgtcttaataaaTATCGTTTAACGAttcgatttaatttaaaaaatatatattttaaagtgcttaaaaataacgtataatttgtatataataaaagagGCAAAATAAAATGGTTCtaaaattccaataaaatATCTCCaccatataaattaaatttacccAACTTTTTTCCAATAAGTTAATTTAAtctcgattttttttttcaattatgcTTAGagcttttcttaattttatctTCAATCTCATTGAATCAATTGCCTGCTTGCCTAATTATGTTAATGAACTTTGGCTAATAATTTTTGCTATAACTTGctcaatatttaattatcaggcatttggcaattttatttaataaagtttcaatgaattaaactaaaattggCTGCAATTAGCCACCAAAGGCTACAAGTTTTAGGCAGTATAATTATAACAAACTCAAGGACAGAGGTTTCTTAGTCAAAAATTACAAGATAAAGTGTGAATATTTGGCCATAAATACTACAAGATCTGGTCTCGATATCCACCATATATcacttaaagttttattttcaatttacatGAAATAATAGCTTGTTAAACAAACTCGCTACCCTCATCTCGTGGCTCATTTTCCGCCAACTTGAACAGCCAAGAGCCTGCACTTCTTCTccttccttttattttttgttttcttattttttttttattttgcatagTTGGAGTTTGGCCAAAAAAGGGACCTCCGGGTAAACCTCTAGTCCCGTAAAATGTTGATTTGGTTATATGGGCCGCCGTCGCTTGCACCGCTGGGCTAAACACGACTCGGCAATCTGCAAACGTCGCAAAGCCTTCGACAGTCGACAGTCGCCCGATCGGCCAGTCAGTCTGCGATTCAGTCTGCGAAATTTCGGGCACAGATCGGCCAAAGACTGTAGACCGTAGACCGTAGACCTGGCCAAAAGCGAGTCGACCACACCCGCAcacttcattatttttatgtcGCCTGTGGTGGTACGATTTAAACGACAAACGCGGCAGCCGGCGAGCAGACGTTGGCGAATGGATCGGAGGCTTTGGAGCTATGGAGCTGGAGCCCAGGCCAAAAGACACGACATTCGGAGAGAACACCCCAAACCCCCTCGACTTAGCTGAAGAAAAACTCAAACGAGAAAGGAAAATGGCTTGGGTTAGAAGCACTTTTGATGCTCTTAAAGGtgttagaaaaatattttagaaaatattaaaaatattcttataaaGGTACAACTTAAAGgatctatataaatatctattgaagaatattataaatagTATAGTAGgatcaaaaaatatacacaatcCTTTAACATATAACAGAGAGCAAGAGTCCCAAGTTTAAGACAATTATctttagaattttattagttttcagATATcaggatacaaaaaaaaatggataCCGAGGTCTAATCTTAATAAAAATCTACACAATGCTTTAGGACTATTTAAAAAGACAGCATCCCAAGTTTCAGACAATTCTCttgagaaataagaaaaaaattaagaaagttTCTTGAAAATATTACTAAAAGAAATATTCCAAACTAGATATGTATTTAGTCAAAACTGGACACTAAAATCATAGCTTGTTAATGaatggaatatttttatatttaaaaattgtttatgtttcttaaaaacaataactaTTGTCTATTCTCCCTACAAATCtaataaaaacctttaaaaaccCTCTCTAAGGGCATTGAAAAAAGAGCCAAAAGCAAGCCAAAGAAATTAGACGCATTCGACGTTTTGGAACGAGCGACAAGTcaaagtagcaaaagaccagGCACAAGCTATGAGCTACCTCTCTCCCTCCAGCTCCTTAGCCTGTCTCTTTCTGCCACGCTATGCCCCGTCTCTTTTTGTTTCGTCTCCAGGCACGTTGCTCCTTTTCG
It contains:
- the LOC108079593 gene encoding uncharacterized protein, with the protein product MSLDLVPELAPLKIYLLTYEMDIPEESGDGGLLSIVSLKAQQLKVCGFIAHTHSGRRVGGELEGTEEALHQMVEWLMAKAQGKDQQEEVAEPEEKIKGVRGQMTEPRFSKWTLQSRTKYDDFFQC